Genomic window (Lycium barbarum isolate Lr01 chromosome 2, ASM1917538v2, whole genome shotgun sequence):
AAAGTTAAATCACTATCCCTCATTTGAGTTTGTGTACTGGAACCCTCGTGTTATGTTAACTACTACCAGTACTACTACTTTGATTTTCATCACTACAAAAACTCTATATATGTAACTATGGCTGTAATTCTCACTAGTCACTACCACCAGCTATACTGATTTGAGACCGAACATAACTATCAATGCGACTTCTAAATATAAGTTCAAGGTTGCCTCTCAAATATTAAACATTGAGATAGATACTGTGTTGTGAGTTGGTGTCATAGAAGAATTCTTGAGGAATCTCTTCAAGATATTATTCTTCTCACTTACTAGCAATGTAACTGTAGCACCAACACCAATCATTAGTAAATGTTTTCCAACTTTTTCATGTTTAgttggtcaaaaattttgaaaaacattttctctgAAAAagaagtttcttaaaaatgacTTCCTTAGTGAAAGACAAACTCCACAAGTGACATTCAACATTAATTGTGTCTTCCCCACCCTCCAACACACACTTCATCTTCACCCCCATCCCCATCCCCACCACCCCAACCCCACCTCCCATaatatttgtctagattatatacaaatgcttttCGGATAATATTTTTTTGCTTACGTACCgaatacaagaaaataagtaagaaacccacttattttcCGAGAAAACATTTTCCATAAAAAACATATTCGAACACACCCTATATGTCATCTTTCACTTTCCAATCGCAGATATCATTCAGAATTTTACACTGAAACACTGAAACAGCCAAATGTTACTCTAGGCCCAAGAGCAAATAAATCCCATTAAGGCATTAAAAGTGCTAAGTTAACATTGTTTTGGCCACATTCACTATGCAGGGGAACACCTAAAAGGGAAAAAAATGTGCATTTCTATAATTTGTATAACAATATCACCATAGATATGGGTGGATCTAGCGGCAGGGGTTGTACCTGTACACACTGTCTTTTGTTTGGGTATACATGTAATTGTAGATGTTCTAAATGTATCTCTAAATGCTAACTTTAAAACAAAAGTGGGTGCTAGTACTCCGCACCCACTAACTTGTAATCCTTAATCCCTCTCTTGTATAGCTCTAATGACACTTCAGCACTACATTGGTAGTTTAGGTAGATATCTAACTCTGAGTTACCGGGGATCAAACAGTTGAGAAACGAAAGCTACTTTGCAACATGATCAGCAGATCCTGCAGCAGGTAGACCACAAACAACTGTTCTTTTAATTGCAGGAAGACGCTTCTTAGGATTAGATGGAGACTTTTTAGGAGCCGAAACATGTCCCTTGGGAATAATTGGGGATTTTGGAGGAGCAGCAATATGTTCCCTTGTACAAAATGGAGACCCAGAAGGAGCCATCAAACCAAGCTCGCGCATAACTTTCACTCGGCGTGCGCTTGGTGTATATTTTTCAGCTGAAGCGGTCACCTGAAAAGCATGCAAACGTTACCAATGAGTTAAATATTACACATTACTAAAGGATtacatctatctatatatataaatcaaTGTACACGTGTTTCCAAGCCATTAGGATTTAGTTAATGCATCCAAGTTCTCCTTTGATCTGTCGGAGATGTCTTATTCTTTTCGATTTTTGGGAATAAGTAGTCAGTTGAAGATGTTTCTCAGTTTAATTTTTTGGGTTAATAAAAAGAAACTCAAGTGAAAAAATTTTGGACAGTGTGAATGTAGGAAAATGCAATCTTAATATAGTGCGACATCAGAGTACGAAGTTCAATAAGTGCATGGTAACTCAAGTGCATAAGCTACTACTGGAAATACAGGTTTTCTGGAAAAGGTGGTGGAAGGAGAATCAGTTGTACTCACTTCATCCATGGACCCGCTCTTTTCCTTGAGACCATCATTTTGGGCTTCACCAGATCTTTTTTTAGTTTTCTGTGAAAGTGAGGGTTTGATTTTTGCCCTTTCTGGTGATTTGCTCAACGAAGGTCCAGACTCCTGTAAGAAAATGAGTTTTTCAACGTCAAATCTATGGCACAAATATTTGGATACGCAAGATTCAAACAAGGAATTCATGGGGCCGAACTTGTCTTCTCATGGAAGTAGGAGATTTTTTTTGTCTACACTACACTTTTAAGGTCTTCTCGGTAGCAAGATAGTTCTCCACTTGAGACCTTCATTTTACATCGATCAACCTTTTGCTTCAGAAAACGGGACATGATTAAAGAGAAAGGAAGATGCACACTCACAGATTTTTTGTTGCTTGACTTGGATGTGTTCGGCATTTTGTCTCGCTTTCTTTTTCGGCTTTCCTCTTCCTTATGCTTTTTCGAGCCTAACTTCTTCACAGATTCTTTGCTGCTTGACTTGGGTGTGTTCGGCATTTTATCTCGTTTTCCTTTTTGGCTTTCCTCTTCCTTATGCTTTTCTGAGCCTAAATTTTTCACAGATGTTTTGCTGCTCGACTCAGGTGCGTTCGGCATTTTATCTCGCTTTTTTTCCCAGCTTTCTTCTTCCTTATGCTTTTCTGAGCCTAAATTTACTTTTGTCATCTTCTTTGCCTGCTTTTCATCTGTTTTCCTCGGAAAAAGACCTTGGCTGAAACCAACACGACATGGCTATCAGTCAGGCAAGACTTGACTTGAAAGCTGTGATTTTAATGAACAACTCATGCAATTACACTTATAATTACCTTCTTAGCAtttctttcatttatttattattctgACGATTGAATTTCTAGGATTTTGGTAGGGATATTAGTGTTAAATTCCTAAAATTCCCAAAGAAAGCAATTGACAAGATTAACGTTAATTTCCAGAAGCTGAACACACCATTAGCATTTAAGGAAGTCCCGATTGACCAGGTACAAACTTACAAAGTAAAAATCTCCTAATACTGCTAGGGGTCTGCCGAACTCCCCCTCCACCAAAGgaggctttaaaaaaaaaaaaaaaaaaaaaaaaaaactgtagcaCTTCTAATACTAAAACAAAAGGAAATCTGGCAGATTTGCAAATTTTAAAGTAAAAATCTTTTACATGAGCATTGTTAAACAAATTTGGAAACATGATATTAACGATACTAAAGGTCCAGGTCTAAGCCCACCGGGCTTTGATTAAACTGTAAAGCATAGTGCGATAGGTACATGTTACAAGTTTGAACCCTACCGAGGTCCCTGGACTTAAGACTGATATTTAAGTGCACCAATTGGGGCTAGCTAACCCATATGGATTTTCTATGTTATATAAGAAAACAGGCCCAGGTCTAAGATGATGATGCCTAATTAGCTCTTTATTGGAATGGGAGTTGTTGGACAGAAAGGAGAGAGGTGATTTATTCCCATTGTTCATCTGGACACTAAGTAATTTGAGATTATAAATACCATGTGCCTTAattttataaaagaaaagaaaaaccacCTATCTTAGCAACTAGGTTAATACTTCATTGCAGTTCAGATCTTTTATATGTTTATGAATAGACACTAGGTTTGGGATAACCTAGTTATATTTAGCAGAACTTGAAGGGACATAAATGGACTTAGCACAATGTCTCCATGACAGCTAAAGTAGACACGGTTCTATTAGCAATGGCTATTCTCCTGTTGCTAGGTCAGGGATGACAGTGAACTTGCGAAGAATGGGTCATATGATTAGTTGCAAAAGAGTCAATACTCCAGGAATTGAAACTTTTGAACCAGAGACACTTAAAGCAGATACGACATGAAGTTTACTGAAATTGCACAGGAACTGGTATCTGTAGACTTTCAAGTGGCATTCTTAACCTTAAGATGTCTTATTTGTTGATTTTTTTTCTGCTCATTCTCCACTAGAATTTAACCTAGTCTGGCCGGCATGGAATGAACTTCTAATCATGGAATC
Coding sequences:
- the LOC132627621 gene encoding protein pxr1-like, with amino-acid sequence MTKVNLGSEKHKEEESWEKKRDKMPNAPESSSKTSVKNLGSEKHKEEESQKGKRDKMPNTPKSSSKESVKKLGSKKHKEEESRKRKRDKMPNTSKSSNKKSESGPSLSKSPERAKIKPSLSQKTKKRSGEAQNDGLKEKSGSMDEVTASAEKYTPSARRVKVMRELGLMAPSGSPFCTREHIAAPPKSPIIPKGHVSAPKKSPSNPKKRLPAIKRTVVCGLPAAGSADHVAK